In Streptomyces thermolilacinus SPC6, a single genomic region encodes these proteins:
- the polX gene encoding DNA polymerase/3'-5' exonuclease PolX, producing the protein MSRANEEVEALLQEYADLIAISGGDAFKARAYEKAARAIGGHPDDVAQLGPEGLREIPNVGRSIAAKVVEFLRSGRVPEIEETRAAIPAGVRELITIPTLGPKKAMVLHEELGISSVDQLLDAIHGERLRDLKGFGEKTEENILHGISLMQQAGEGRILISAAMDVAEQIVAELSGITGCVRCTYAGSLRRMRETIGDIDVLVAAERARSFMDAVASLPYTAEVIAHGEKKTSIRTTKGLQVDLRVLPPESWGAGLQYFTGSKAHNIRTREIAVRQKLKLSEYGLFDVKTGRKITSETEEDVYARLGLPCIPPTLREDRGEIAAGLRGELPVLVQESDIRGDLHTHTDLTDGLAPLEDMVAAAAARGHAYYAVTDHAPNLSMQRMTDEKILAQRERVRALDRRHHGMRLLHGTELNIGPDGELDWPDDFLAGFDLCVASVHSHFNQSPAALTRRIIRACENPHVAIIGHPTTRRIGKRPGLNADFDAVFEACARTGTALEINSHPERLDLRDEDILRAKRYGVRFAVNSDAHSTTHLPYLRYGVGTAQRAWLTADDIINTWPLTRLRRFLAGNRPGSR; encoded by the coding sequence ATGAGCCGAGCCAACGAGGAGGTCGAGGCGCTGCTCCAGGAGTACGCCGACCTCATCGCCATCAGCGGCGGCGACGCGTTCAAGGCACGCGCCTACGAGAAGGCAGCCCGCGCCATCGGCGGGCACCCGGACGACGTGGCGCAACTCGGCCCGGAAGGGCTGCGGGAGATCCCGAACGTCGGCCGGTCGATCGCCGCGAAGGTCGTGGAGTTCCTGCGCTCGGGACGGGTCCCCGAGATCGAGGAGACCCGCGCGGCGATCCCCGCCGGGGTACGGGAGCTGATCACCATCCCGACGCTGGGCCCGAAGAAGGCGATGGTGCTCCACGAGGAGCTGGGGATCTCCTCCGTGGACCAGCTCCTCGACGCCATCCACGGCGAGCGGCTGCGCGACCTGAAGGGCTTCGGCGAGAAGACCGAGGAGAACATCCTGCACGGGATCTCCCTGATGCAGCAGGCGGGCGAGGGCCGCATCCTGATCAGCGCCGCCATGGACGTGGCCGAGCAGATCGTCGCCGAACTCTCCGGGATCACCGGCTGCGTACGCTGTACGTACGCCGGGTCGCTGCGCCGGATGCGCGAGACGATCGGCGACATCGACGTCCTCGTGGCGGCCGAGCGGGCGCGGTCGTTCATGGACGCCGTCGCCTCCCTCCCGTACACCGCCGAGGTCATCGCGCACGGCGAGAAGAAGACCTCCATCCGCACCACGAAGGGCCTCCAGGTGGACCTCCGGGTCCTGCCGCCCGAGTCGTGGGGCGCGGGCCTCCAGTACTTCACCGGGTCGAAGGCGCACAACATCCGCACGCGCGAGATCGCCGTCCGCCAGAAGCTGAAGCTCTCCGAGTACGGCCTGTTCGACGTGAAGACCGGCCGGAAGATCACCTCCGAGACGGAGGAGGACGTCTACGCCCGGCTCGGCCTGCCGTGCATCCCGCCGACCCTGCGCGAGGACCGCGGCGAGATCGCGGCGGGGCTGCGCGGCGAGCTGCCCGTCCTCGTCCAGGAGAGCGACATCCGGGGCGACCTGCACACCCACACCGACCTCACCGACGGCCTCGCCCCGCTGGAGGACATGGTCGCCGCGGCCGCCGCGCGCGGCCACGCGTACTACGCGGTGACCGACCACGCGCCGAACCTGTCCATGCAGCGCATGACCGACGAGAAGATCCTCGCCCAGCGCGAGCGGGTCCGCGCCCTCGACCGGCGCCACCACGGCATGCGCCTGCTCCACGGCACGGAGCTGAACATCGGCCCGGACGGGGAGCTGGACTGGCCTGACGACTTCCTGGCCGGTTTCGACCTGTGCGTGGCGTCCGTGCACTCCCACTTCAACCAGAGCCCGGCGGCGCTCACCCGCCGCATCATCCGCGCCTGCGAGAACCCGCACGTCGCGATCATCGGGCACCCCACCACCCGCCGCATCGGCAAACGCCCGGGCCTGAACGCCGACTTCGACGCCGTCTTCGAGGCCTGCGCCCGCACCGGCACCGCCCTGGAGATCAACTCCCACCCGGAGCGCCTCGACCTGCGCGACGAGGACATCCTGCGCGCCAAGCGGTACGGCGTACGGTTCGCGGTCAACTCCGACGCCCACTCCACGACGCACCTGCCGTACCTGCGCTACGGCGTCGGCACCGCCCAGCGCGCCTGGCTCACCGCCGACGACATCATCAACACCTGGCCCCTGACCCGCCTCCGCCGCTTCCTGGCCGGGAACCGCCCCGGTTCGCGGTGA
- a CDS encoding MFS transporter, which yields MTSTAPAGTTARISARGQAQRRILRVLVASQVLSGAGLAAGVTVGALLAQDMLGSTSLAGLPSALFTAGSALAAVAVGRVSQARGRRPGLAAGYLTGAVGSAGVITAAALDHPVLLFIALFVYGAGTATNLQARYAGADLAAPGHRARAVSTVLVATTLGGVAGPNLAAPTGTFAENLGLPNLAGPFLLSGAAYALAALVLAVWLRPDPLLLARDIARVEEADPATSTADDGAADTREGRRGVVLGALVMVLTQLVMVAIMTMTPVHMRGHGHSTAASGFVIALHIGAMYLPSPLTGRLVDRHGHMRIAAASGITLLASGILAALAPGDSVVALAVALVLLGLGWNFGLVAGTAILTDTVPLATRARTQGTVDVFIAVAGAAGGMASGVMVAATSYPALALTGGILSLALLPAVAATARRRP from the coding sequence ATGACCAGCACCGCACCCGCCGGCACGACGGCCCGCATATCCGCCCGCGGCCAGGCGCAGCGCCGCATCCTGCGTGTCCTGGTCGCCTCGCAGGTGCTCAGCGGCGCGGGGCTCGCCGCCGGTGTCACGGTCGGGGCGCTGCTCGCGCAGGACATGCTCGGCTCGACCAGCCTCGCCGGGCTGCCCAGCGCGCTGTTCACCGCGGGGTCCGCGCTGGCGGCCGTCGCCGTCGGCCGTGTCTCCCAGGCGCGCGGCCGCCGCCCCGGGCTCGCCGCCGGGTATCTCACCGGCGCCGTCGGCTCGGCCGGTGTCATCACCGCCGCCGCACTCGACCACCCCGTCCTGCTGTTCATCGCCCTGTTCGTCTACGGCGCCGGCACCGCCACCAACCTCCAGGCCCGCTACGCCGGAGCCGACCTCGCGGCACCCGGCCACCGGGCGCGGGCCGTCTCCACCGTCCTGGTCGCCACCACCCTCGGCGGGGTCGCGGGACCCAACCTGGCCGCGCCGACGGGTACGTTCGCCGAGAACCTCGGCCTGCCGAACCTCGCCGGGCCCTTCCTCCTGTCCGGCGCCGCCTACGCGCTCGCCGCGCTCGTCCTCGCCGTGTGGCTGCGGCCCGACCCGCTGCTCCTGGCCCGCGACATCGCCCGCGTCGAAGAGGCCGACCCCGCGACGAGCACCGCCGACGACGGCGCGGCCGACACCCGCGAGGGCCGCCGCGGTGTCGTGCTCGGCGCGCTGGTCATGGTCCTCACCCAGCTCGTCATGGTCGCGATCATGACGATGACCCCGGTCCACATGCGCGGCCACGGCCACTCCACCGCCGCCTCCGGTTTCGTCATCGCCCTCCACATCGGCGCCATGTACCTGCCCTCACCGCTCACCGGCAGGCTCGTGGACCGCCACGGCCACATGAGGATCGCCGCCGCCTCCGGGATCACCCTCCTGGCCTCCGGCATTCTGGCCGCCCTCGCCCCCGGAGACTCCGTCGTGGCCCTCGCCGTCGCCCTCGTCCTGCTGGGCCTCGGCTGGAACTTCGGCCTCGTGGCCGGTACCGCGATCCTCACCGACACCGTTCCGCTCGCCACCCGCGCCAGGACCCAGGGCACCGTGGACGTCTTCATCGCCGTCGCCGGCGCCGCCGGGGGCATGGCATCCGGCGTCATGGTCGCCGCGACCAGCTATCCCGCCCTCGCCCTCACCGGCGGCATCCTCTCGCTCGCCCTCCTGCCCGCCGTCGCCGCCACCGCCCGCCGCCGCCCATGA
- a CDS encoding serine/threonine-protein kinase — MADWGVPGYTDVRELGAGAAGRVVLAVHDATGLRVAVKYLGDELRRAPAFLAGFRAEARLLGALETPYVVRLYEYVEAPEGAAIVMELVDGLALRALLREYGPVGPEAALTVLKGSLLGLAAAHAGGVVHRDYKPENVLVSADGASRLVDFGIATGRGTVARVAGTPAYMAPEQWTGAPASPASDVYAATATFYECLTGRKPFTGENIAELALRHVEAPVPEDDVPEPLRPLVRHGLAKAPEERPQEAAAFVRRLEEIATAAYGPRWEERGRGRLASLAALLPLLFPSSGDRAGTTTALAETALPEPPGWRAWLPDPLGWGAICAGLLLVIALGVTGTPMGLAGPGASAASSAGPSATTDVREDGAVSVAVPSTSATASPTGPGAEPPKAPSSAPATPSPDASGDASSAPAPADPASASPPLPGGGTTTPPPTATTPAATPTTAPPSPAATGPSPTPTVAAAAVKAVTVTDFRQTGTTTATATFEITTDGPGPVVLGVRWYAGDSRATTGAQDGATETYRRSGATSYTVTLTHTFSATACYWTVTATSDPAPAGGGASRRLLTRGCELR, encoded by the coding sequence ATGGCGGACTGGGGCGTACCCGGATACACGGACGTGCGCGAGCTGGGGGCCGGGGCCGCGGGGCGGGTCGTGCTCGCCGTGCACGACGCGACGGGGCTGCGCGTCGCCGTCAAGTACCTCGGCGACGAACTGCGCCGCGCTCCCGCCTTCCTGGCCGGATTCCGTGCAGAGGCCCGACTGCTGGGCGCGCTCGAAACCCCGTACGTGGTGCGGCTGTACGAGTACGTGGAGGCCCCCGAGGGCGCCGCCATCGTCATGGAGCTGGTGGACGGCCTCGCCCTGCGCGCCCTGCTCCGCGAGTACGGCCCTGTCGGCCCCGAGGCGGCCCTCACCGTCCTGAAGGGTTCCCTCCTCGGACTCGCCGCCGCGCACGCCGGGGGCGTCGTCCACCGCGACTACAAGCCCGAGAACGTCCTCGTCTCCGCCGACGGCGCCTCCCGCCTCGTGGACTTCGGCATCGCCACCGGCCGGGGCACCGTCGCCCGCGTGGCCGGAACACCCGCCTACATGGCGCCTGAGCAGTGGACCGGCGCCCCCGCCTCACCCGCCTCCGACGTCTACGCCGCCACCGCCACGTTCTACGAGTGCCTCACCGGCCGCAAGCCGTTCACCGGCGAGAACATCGCCGAACTCGCCCTGCGGCACGTCGAGGCGCCCGTCCCCGAGGACGACGTGCCCGAGCCGCTGCGCCCTCTCGTCCGCCACGGCCTCGCCAAGGCGCCCGAGGAGCGGCCCCAGGAGGCCGCCGCGTTCGTCCGCCGCCTGGAGGAGATCGCCACGGCGGCGTACGGGCCCCGCTGGGAGGAGCGCGGCCGCGGCCGTCTCGCGTCCCTGGCCGCGCTGCTGCCGCTGCTGTTCCCGTCCTCCGGCGACCGGGCGGGGACCACCACGGCCCTCGCCGAGACCGCCCTCCCCGAACCGCCCGGATGGCGGGCCTGGCTGCCCGACCCGCTCGGCTGGGGAGCCATCTGCGCCGGACTGCTCCTCGTCATCGCCCTGGGCGTCACCGGCACGCCCATGGGTCTCGCCGGTCCTGGCGCCTCCGCCGCTTCCTCCGCCGGTCCCTCCGCCACGACCGACGTCCGAGAGGACGGCGCCGTGTCCGTGGCCGTACCCTCCACGAGCGCCACGGCGTCCCCCACGGGGCCGGGCGCGGAACCACCAAAGGCGCCGTCGTCCGCCCCGGCCACCCCGTCCCCGGACGCGTCCGGGGACGCGTCGAGCGCCCCCGCCCCGGCGGACCCGGCTTCGGCATCGCCGCCGCTCCCGGGCGGCGGGACGACGACCCCGCCGCCCACCGCCACCACCCCGGCGGCCACGCCCACCACCGCCCCGCCCAGCCCCGCCGCCACCGGGCCCTCGCCCACACCCACCGTCGCGGCGGCGGCAGTCAAGGCGGTCACCGTCACCGACTTCCGCCAGACCGGGACCACCACGGCCACCGCCACGTTCGAGATCACCACCGACGGCCCCGGCCCGGTCGTCCTCGGCGTCCGCTGGTACGCCGGGGACTCCCGCGCCACGACGGGCGCCCAGGACGGCGCCACCGAGACGTACCGGCGCAGCGGCGCCACCAGCTACACCGTCACGCTGACCCACACGTTCAGCGCCACCGCCTGCTACTGGACGGTCACCGCGACCAGCGACCCGGCACCCGCGGGCGGCGGCGCGTCCCGCCGGCTGCTCACCCGGGGGTGCGAGCTCCGATGA
- a CDS encoding MFS transporter yields MALLVIAGCQLMVVLDITIVNIALPHIQRSLDFSTTGLSWVVNAYTLAFGGLLLLGGRTGDILGRRRMFMVGVALFVTASLLGGLAQNSWQLLAARALQGLGGAIASPTALSLISTTFREGPERNRAFGVFAAVSAGGGAIGLLAGGMLVEWLDWRWVFFVNVPIGLLILLAAPRWIRESERQTGHFDVVGALTSTLGMVLLVYGFIRAAQEGWQNPLTLASFGVALVVLAVFVLVERRSPQPITPLHMFTDRNRAGTYGMMLSLAAAIFGMFFFLTLFVQNVLGFGPLKAGLAFLPVSAVIAVGAGIASQLLPRFGPKPFMVMGALLAAAGLAWLTLTDADSTYAGSILGPMLVLSLGMGMQFVSLTLMALSNVAPHETGAASGLLNATQQVGGSLGLSILVTVFGTAGRNEAEHRVADFMARASAPERMRFQRTGELPPPWAHEVLTAGVSVAFILAAVFAAVGALIALLVVQVRPGDLERLQGGPGPVGGPGDD; encoded by the coding sequence ATAGCCCTGCTGGTCATCGCCGGCTGTCAGCTCATGGTGGTGCTCGACATCACCATCGTGAACATCGCGCTCCCGCACATCCAGCGGTCGTTGGACTTCTCCACCACCGGCCTGTCCTGGGTGGTGAACGCCTACACCCTGGCCTTCGGCGGACTGCTGCTGCTCGGCGGCCGCACCGGCGACATCCTCGGCCGACGGCGGATGTTCATGGTAGGCGTCGCGCTGTTCGTCACCGCGTCGCTGCTCGGCGGACTGGCCCAGAACTCCTGGCAGTTGCTCGCCGCTCGCGCCCTGCAGGGCCTGGGCGGCGCCATCGCCTCACCGACCGCGCTGTCCCTGATCAGCACCACGTTCCGCGAGGGGCCCGAACGCAACCGCGCCTTCGGGGTGTTCGCGGCCGTCTCGGCGGGCGGAGGCGCCATCGGCCTCCTGGCGGGCGGCATGCTCGTCGAGTGGCTCGACTGGCGGTGGGTGTTCTTCGTCAACGTGCCGATCGGGCTGCTCATCCTGCTCGCCGCGCCACGCTGGATCAGGGAGTCGGAGCGGCAGACCGGCCACTTCGACGTGGTCGGCGCCCTCACCTCGACGCTCGGCATGGTCCTCCTCGTGTACGGGTTCATCCGCGCCGCGCAGGAGGGGTGGCAAAACCCGCTCACCCTGGCGTCGTTCGGCGTGGCCCTGGTCGTCCTCGCGGTCTTCGTGCTGGTCGAGCGCCGCTCGCCGCAGCCCATCACCCCGCTGCACATGTTCACCGACCGCAACAGGGCCGGGACGTACGGGATGATGCTGAGCCTCGCCGCGGCCATCTTCGGAATGTTCTTCTTCCTGACCCTCTTCGTGCAGAACGTGCTCGGCTTCGGGCCGTTGAAGGCCGGTCTGGCGTTCCTGCCGGTGAGCGCCGTCATCGCGGTCGGCGCGGGCATCGCCTCGCAGTTGCTGCCCCGGTTCGGCCCGAAGCCGTTCATGGTGATGGGCGCGCTGCTCGCGGCGGCCGGGCTGGCCTGGCTGACGCTGACGGACGCCGACTCGACGTACGCGGGGAGCATCCTCGGGCCGATGCTGGTCCTCAGCCTCGGGATGGGCATGCAGTTCGTGTCGCTGACGCTGATGGCGCTGTCCAACGTCGCCCCGCACGAGACGGGCGCCGCGTCGGGGCTGCTGAACGCGACGCAGCAGGTGGGAGGTTCGCTCGGGCTGTCCATCCTGGTGACGGTGTTCGGCACGGCCGGCCGCAACGAGGCGGAGCACCGGGTCGCCGACTTCATGGCGCGGGCGAGCGCTCCCGAGCGGATGCGGTTCCAGCGCACGGGCGAGCTGCCGCCGCCGTGGGCGCACGAGGTGCTGACGGCCGGTGTGTCGGTGGCGTTCATCCTGGCGGCGGTCTTCGCGGCGGTCGGCGCGCTGATCGCCCTGCTGGTGGTACAGGTGCGGCCCGGGGACCTGGAGCGGCTGCAGGGCGGACCCGGGCCGGTCGGCGGCCCGGGAGACGACTGA
- a CDS encoding cellulase family glycosylhydrolase → MGQPPSTPLSTARHRRLRAFAAAVLAGALLWAAGPAAEAAPAPEARTAAVPVAVPVPAPKGPRTAAAPGDDWLHTRGNRIVDAQGNEVWLTGANWFGFNTTERVFHGLWSANIADLTRAMAQRGVNIVRVPVSTQLLLEWKEGRATVPSAVNASANPELAGKTTLQVFDHWLDLCEQYGIKVMLDVHSAEADNAGHVYPVWWKGAITTEDFHTAWEWVTARYRGDDTIVAMDIKNEPHGGASETPRAKWDGSTDQDNFKYACETAGKRILAVNPHLLILCEGIQIYPKNGSGWSSTNAADYHSTWWGGNLRGVRDHPVDLGAGNDQLVYSPHDYGPLVAPQPWFTGDWNRATLERDVWDPNWLYLHKENTAPVLIGEWGGFLDGGPNQKWMTALRDLIAEQRLHHTFWCLNPNSGDTGGLLLGDWKSWDEEKYALLKPTLWQHGGKFVGLDHQVPLGGAGSTTGLSLTDVYGDGGGGQDTTPPTAPTGLAATGTGSASVTLSWAPSTDDRAVTGYDVYRDGAKVTTAPVAGTTYTDTGLTPATRYTYAVRARDAAGNNSAPSAALTVTTAPSGGGPAGGLKVLHRTTDGAPTDNAIRPELRVANTGTTALDLSTVTARYYFTRDGGAPTVSAWCDYAAVGCARLRLRVVPLSTPVAGADAYLEVGFTDGTVAPGRDTGDIQLRMSKTDWSPFDERDDHSRAPSSTYTDARTVPAYTGTSLAWGTPPA, encoded by the coding sequence GTGGGACAGCCACCCTCCACCCCCCTTTCCACCGCACGCCACCGGCGCTTAAGGGCGTTCGCCGCCGCCGTGCTCGCCGGGGCGCTGTTGTGGGCCGCGGGACCCGCCGCCGAGGCGGCCCCCGCACCCGAAGCCCGTACGGCCGCCGTGCCCGTGGCCGTGCCGGTGCCCGCCCCCAAGGGGCCCCGCACCGCCGCCGCGCCCGGCGACGACTGGCTGCACACCCGCGGCAACCGGATCGTCGACGCCCAGGGCAACGAAGTGTGGCTCACCGGCGCAAACTGGTTCGGCTTCAACACCACCGAACGGGTCTTCCACGGCCTCTGGTCCGCCAACATCGCCGACCTCACCCGCGCCATGGCCCAGCGGGGCGTCAACATCGTGCGCGTGCCCGTCTCCACCCAGCTGCTCCTGGAGTGGAAGGAGGGCCGCGCCACCGTGCCGAGCGCCGTCAACGCGTCCGCCAACCCGGAGCTCGCCGGGAAGACCACCCTCCAGGTCTTCGACCACTGGCTCGACCTGTGCGAGCAGTACGGCATCAAGGTCATGCTCGACGTGCACAGCGCCGAGGCCGACAACGCCGGCCACGTGTACCCGGTGTGGTGGAAGGGCGCCATCACCACCGAGGACTTCCACACCGCCTGGGAGTGGGTGACCGCCCGCTACCGGGGCGACGACACGATCGTCGCGATGGACATCAAGAACGAGCCGCACGGAGGCGCGAGCGAGACCCCGCGCGCCAAATGGGACGGCTCCACCGACCAGGACAACTTCAAGTACGCCTGCGAGACGGCGGGCAAGCGCATCCTGGCGGTCAACCCGCATCTGCTCATCCTCTGCGAGGGCATCCAGATCTACCCGAAGAACGGCTCCGGCTGGTCGTCCACCAACGCCGCCGACTACCACTCCACCTGGTGGGGCGGCAACCTCCGCGGTGTCCGCGACCACCCCGTGGACCTCGGCGCGGGCAACGACCAGCTCGTCTACTCGCCGCACGACTACGGCCCGCTCGTGGCGCCGCAGCCGTGGTTCACCGGCGACTGGAACCGCGCCACCCTCGAACGGGACGTCTGGGACCCCAACTGGCTGTACCTGCACAAGGAGAACACCGCGCCCGTCCTGATCGGCGAATGGGGCGGCTTCCTCGACGGCGGCCCCAACCAGAAGTGGATGACCGCCCTGCGCGACCTCATCGCCGAACAGCGCCTCCACCACACCTTCTGGTGCCTCAACCCCAACTCCGGTGACACGGGCGGCCTGCTCCTCGGCGACTGGAAGAGCTGGGACGAGGAGAAGTACGCCCTCCTCAAGCCCACCCTCTGGCAGCACGGCGGCAAGTTCGTCGGCCTCGACCACCAGGTCCCCCTCGGCGGTGCCGGCAGCACCACCGGCCTCAGCCTCACCGACGTGTACGGCGACGGGGGCGGCGGCCAGGACACGACGCCCCCGACCGCGCCCACCGGCCTCGCCGCCACCGGGACCGGCTCCGCCTCCGTCACGCTCAGCTGGGCGCCGTCCACCGACGACAGGGCCGTCACCGGGTACGACGTCTACCGCGACGGCGCGAAGGTCACCACCGCGCCGGTCGCCGGCACCACGTACACCGACACCGGCCTGACCCCCGCCACGCGCTACACCTACGCCGTACGCGCCCGGGACGCCGCCGGGAACAACTCCGCGCCCTCCGCCGCCCTCACCGTCACCACAGCGCCCTCCGGCGGCGGACCGGCGGGCGGGCTGAAGGTCCTGCACCGCACCACCGACGGCGCGCCGACCGACAACGCCATACGCCCCGAACTGCGCGTCGCCAACACCGGCACGACCGCCCTCGACCTGTCCACCGTGACCGCCCGCTACTACTTCACCCGCGACGGCGGCGCACCCACGGTCAGCGCCTGGTGCGACTACGCGGCGGTCGGCTGCGCCAGGCTGCGGCTGCGGGTGGTCCCGCTGTCCACCCCGGTGGCGGGTGCCGACGCGTACCTGGAAGTCGGCTTCACCGACGGCACGGTAGCGCCGGGCCGCGACACCGGGGACATCCAGCTCCGGATGAGCAAGACGGACTGGTCGCCGTTCGACGAGCGCGACGACCACAGCCGCGCCCCGTCGTCCACCTACACCGACGCCCGGACCGTCCCGGCGTACACGGGCACGTCCCTCGCCTGGGGCACCCCGCCCGCGTAG
- a CDS encoding S1 family peptidase: MNFKRFTPRGGFARGARLTAIAAAMVTATALAAPSAGAETADATRASVAELAQVSEAVLDADVPGTAWYTDAKSGKLVITADSSVSAAELAQLKKAAGDKAGAVEIKRTPGTFNKLIAGGEAIYASGGGRCSLGFNVRNSSGATYALTAGHCTEIASTWYTNSGQTTLLGSRAGTSFPGNDYGIIRHSNSAAADGRVYLYNGSYRDITGAGNAYVGQNVQRSGSTTGLHSGRVTGLNATVNYGGGDIVSGLIQTNVCAEPGDSGGALFSGSTALGLTSGGSGNCRTGGTTFFQPVTEALSAYGVSII, encoded by the coding sequence GTGAACTTCAAGCGCTTCACCCCCCGCGGCGGATTCGCCAGAGGTGCGCGGCTCACCGCCATAGCCGCCGCCATGGTCACCGCCACCGCGCTTGCCGCCCCGAGCGCCGGGGCCGAGACCGCCGACGCGACGCGGGCTTCCGTCGCCGAGCTGGCCCAGGTCAGCGAGGCCGTGCTCGACGCGGACGTGCCGGGCACCGCCTGGTACACCGACGCCAAGTCCGGCAAGCTGGTCATCACCGCCGACTCCTCCGTCTCGGCCGCCGAGCTGGCGCAGCTGAAGAAGGCGGCGGGCGACAAGGCCGGCGCGGTGGAGATCAAGCGCACGCCGGGCACGTTCAACAAGCTCATCGCGGGCGGCGAGGCCATCTACGCGTCCGGCGGCGGCCGTTGCTCCCTCGGCTTCAACGTCCGCAACAGCAGCGGTGCGACCTACGCCCTGACGGCCGGTCACTGCACGGAGATCGCCAGCACCTGGTACACGAACTCCGGCCAGACCACCCTGCTCGGCTCCCGCGCGGGCACGAGCTTCCCGGGCAACGACTACGGCATCATCCGCCACTCCAACTCGGCGGCCGCCGACGGCCGGGTGTACCTGTACAACGGCTCGTACCGGGACATCACCGGCGCCGGCAACGCGTACGTCGGCCAGAACGTCCAGCGCAGCGGCTCCACCACCGGTCTGCACAGCGGCCGTGTCACCGGCCTCAACGCCACGGTCAACTACGGCGGCGGCGACATCGTCTCCGGCCTCATCCAGACCAACGTCTGCGCCGAGCCCGGCGACAGCGGCGGCGCCCTGTTCTCCGGCTCCACCGCCCTCGGCCTGACCTCCGGCGGCAGCGGCAACTGCCGCACGGGCGGCACCACGTTCTTCCAGCCCGTCACCGAGGCGCTGAGCGCGTACGGCGTCAGCATCATCTGA
- a CDS encoding cytochrome P450, translated as MIEDTVARPPLGPPPVRFWPALDLKATVFDPVLEELMREGPVTRVQLPHGEGWAWLVTRYEDVRAVVSDPRFSRAPVPGMAVTRLAPHFKPRPGSLAFAEAPDHNRLRRAVAPAFSLRGVEMLRERAREMLDELVDGMLRDGPPADLIGRVLGPFPTTVICELMGVPDADRERMSGWVEEILFPANGAAATGRAKDEMYAWFEREIKARTADPGDGEDILSLLGAAVAAGDISAEEAVGLVGPVQIGGEAVTNNCGNMLYLLMTRPGLRERLREEPEIRPRALDELLRYIPHRSSVGLARVALEDVELRGMRIAKGDAVYVSYLAANRDPDVFPDPEHIDFDRSPNPHVSFGHGPHFCTGALLARMEIELLVDMFLDRLPEDTRLAVPAEEVPWRRSALIRGPEALPVTW; from the coding sequence GTGATCGAGGACACCGTCGCACGACCACCCCTGGGGCCGCCGCCCGTACGGTTCTGGCCGGCGCTTGACCTGAAGGCCACCGTGTTCGACCCGGTGCTGGAGGAGCTGATGCGGGAGGGCCCGGTCACCCGTGTCCAGCTGCCGCACGGCGAGGGCTGGGCATGGCTGGTCACCCGGTACGAGGACGTGCGGGCGGTCGTCAGCGACCCGCGCTTCAGCCGCGCGCCCGTGCCCGGCATGGCCGTCACCCGGCTCGCCCCGCACTTCAAGCCGAGGCCCGGCTCGCTGGCCTTCGCGGAGGCGCCGGACCACAACCGGCTGCGCCGCGCCGTCGCGCCCGCGTTCTCGCTGCGCGGTGTGGAGATGCTGCGGGAGCGGGCGCGGGAGATGCTCGACGAGCTGGTGGACGGGATGCTGCGGGACGGACCGCCCGCCGACCTGATCGGACGGGTGCTGGGACCGTTCCCGACCACGGTGATCTGCGAGCTGATGGGCGTTCCGGACGCCGACCGGGAGCGGATGAGCGGCTGGGTCGAGGAGATCCTGTTCCCGGCGAACGGCGCGGCGGCGACCGGCCGGGCCAAGGACGAGATGTACGCGTGGTTCGAACGGGAGATCAAGGCCCGCACGGCGGACCCGGGCGACGGCGAGGACATCCTGTCGCTGCTGGGCGCGGCCGTCGCGGCGGGCGACATCAGCGCCGAGGAGGCCGTCGGGCTCGTCGGGCCCGTGCAGATCGGCGGCGAGGCCGTCACCAACAACTGCGGGAACATGCTGTACCTGCTGATGACCCGGCCGGGGCTGCGGGAGCGGCTGCGCGAGGAGCCGGAGATCCGGCCGCGCGCGCTGGACGAGCTGCTCCGGTACATCCCGCACCGCTCGTCGGTGGGGCTGGCCCGCGTCGCGCTGGAGGACGTGGAGCTGCGCGGCATGCGGATCGCGAAGGGGGACGCGGTGTACGTGTCGTACCTGGCCGCCAACCGTGACCCGGACGTCTTCCCCGACCCGGAGCACATCGACTTCGACCGGTCGCCCAACCCGCATGTGTCGTTCGGGCACGGGCCGCACTTCTGCACGGGGGCGCTGCTCGCGCGCATGGAGATCGAGCTGCTCGTGGACATGTTCCTGGACCGGCTTCCGGAGGACACCCGGCTGGCGGTGCCCGCCGAGGAGGTCCCGTGGCGGCGCAGCGCGCTCATCCGCGGCCCGGAGGCACTGCCCGTCACCTGGTGA
- a CDS encoding rodlin codes for MIKKFVATAGVAAAALGVSAPMAFAVGDHNVETQNGNFSEQAYGNTVTGGKLSPQMGLVQGSLNKLCAGVPVQADVQNVVGLLNIGVQDILNDTQNQQCAENSTAVKGDSALSHILENVLSENGAVAVD; via the coding sequence ATGATCAAGAAGTTCGTCGCCACCGCGGGCGTCGCGGCGGCCGCCCTGGGAGTCTCCGCGCCGATGGCCTTCGCCGTGGGCGACCACAATGTCGAGACCCAGAACGGCAACTTCTCCGAGCAGGCGTACGGCAACACCGTCACCGGCGGGAAGCTGAGCCCCCAGATGGGGCTGGTGCAGGGGTCCCTCAACAAGCTGTGCGCCGGTGTGCCGGTCCAGGCGGACGTCCAGAACGTCGTGGGCCTGCTCAACATCGGTGTCCAGGACATCCTGAACGACACGCAGAACCAGCAGTGCGCGGAGAACTCCACCGCGGTCAAGGGCGACAGCGCCCTGTCGCACATCCTGGAGAACGTCCTCTCCGAGAACGGCGCCGTCGCCGTCGACTGA